In Scleropages formosus chromosome 18, fSclFor1.1, whole genome shotgun sequence, one DNA window encodes the following:
- the kcnn4 gene encoding intermediate conductance calcium-activated potassium channel protein 4, with protein MEMSSSNLRAHCKPDSRKCDGLNDRNGGDMTEITVPLSHPGKRITPNEGDNLYRLRDRKFLLEDKKRLCAWALGTAMVGILLMVVHAELCPVLYPPSSSYAFIINGLISLSTGCLLILIVAFHIKDIRLFMIDNNQVDWRIAMTRQRVLVISLELVVCAIHPIDAYWWSEMDTSDVAKNEDIRNSQEIRRNISSPLCSSARYKDALLDSEVLLSSLMFLRLYLVHRAILLHSKVLLSASYRSIGSLNNINFTFRFVLKVLMNKYPGRTLLFFILFFWLTASWLLTLCERQTQVSTGRMDTALWLIAITFLTVGYGDVAPQTGCGKVVCLFTGVMGVACTAMLVAVMTKKLALNKGEKHVHYFMMDIQISKRIRHAAANVLRECWLLHRTDVAKKDSSEHRRQQRHLLEAIRVFRYLRLKQRKLRDYANEMVDLPKMQMIMCDLSANWNNSYRELEQRIISMEQKLDELGRCFHQTSEMLAQAMHRYSVDSR; from the exons ATGGAGATGAGTAGCAGCAACCTGCGCGCCCACTGTAAACCCGACAGCAGAAAGTGCGATGGGCTTAATGATCGTAACGGAGGGGACATGACGGAGATTACAGTACCTCTGTCTCACCCGGGGAAGCGAATTACTCCAAATGAAGGGGACAATCTTTACAGACTTCGAGACAGAAAGTTTCTGCTGGAGGACAAAAAGCGCTTATGTGCGTGGGCACTGGGCACCGCGATGGTGGGGATTCTTCTCATGGTAGTACACGCCGAACTGTGCCCCGTGCTGTATCCACCG AGTTCCAGTTATGCCTTCATCATTAATGGGTTGATCAGCCTATCTACTGGCTGTTTGCTCATCCTCATTGTAGCCTTCCATATTAAGGACATCCGG CTCTTCATGATTGACAACAACCAGGTTGATTGGCGAATTGCCATGACCAGACAGCGAGTGCTGGTGATTTCCTTGGAGCTTGTGGTCTGTGCCATCCACCCTATAGACGCCTACTGGTGGTCAGAAATGGACACCTCCGACGTAGCCAAAAATGAAGACATCAGAAACAGCCAAGAGATTAGGAGAAACATCTCATCCCCCCTGTGCTCCTCTGCCAGATACAAAGATGCTCTCCTGGACTCTGAGGTGCTGCTGTCCTCTTTGATGTTCTTGCGCCTATACCTGGTGCACAGAGCAATCCTTCTGCACAGCAAGGTGCTCCTGAGTGCATCCTATAGGAGCATTGGTTCACTCAACAACATCAACTTCACTTTCCGCTTTGTGCTTAAAGTGCTGATGAACAAATATCCTGGCCGCACCCTGCTCTTTTTCATCCTCTTCTTCTGGTTGACAGCATCATGGCTACTCACACTGTGTGAGAG GCAAACCCAGGTTTCCACGGGCCGCATGGACACTGCTCTTTGGCTTATCGCTATAACTTTCCTCACCGTGGGCTACGGAGATGTGGCCCCTCAAACCGGCTGCGGGAAGGTCGTGTGTCTATTTACTGGAGTTATG GGAGTGGCTTGCACTGCCATGCTGGTGGCCGTCATGACGAAGAAGCTGGCGCTGAACaaaggagaaaagcatgtgcatTATTTCATGATGGACATCCAGATCTCCAAACGG ATCCGTCACGCTGCAGCTAATGTGCTACGGGAGTGCTGGCTGCTGCACCGCACTGATGTCGCCAAGAAGGACAGTAGCGAACATCGGCGGCAGCAGAGACACCTGCTGGAGGCCATCCGAGT ATTTCGGTATCTGCGGCTGAAGCAGAGGAAACTCAGAGACTACGCTAATGAAATGGTGGATCTTCCTAAG ATGCAGATGATAATGTGTGACCTAAGTGCCAATTGGAACAACTCATATCGTGAGCTTGAGCAGCGAATCATCTCCATGGAGCAGAAGCTGGACGAGCTGGGACGTTGCTTCCACCAGACATCTGAGATGCTGGCACAGGCTATGCATCGCTACAGTGTTGACAGCAG